A stretch of Chitinophagales bacterium DNA encodes these proteins:
- a CDS encoding DUF1028 domain-containing protein — protein MKKFLLISNFLFAYIITVYSQDTFSIAAFDPNTGEVGSAGASCIGNSRIISDVHPGVGVIHTQASYISQNQNYARTLMNLGYTSQQIIDSVVANDFQLNPSVRQYGVVEIANGSAAYTGVNCLDWKGDLTGPTYSIQGNILLGPQIIDSMEAQFLRTQGSLSCRLMAALEGAKVPGADQRCLPYGISTLSAFLRVAKPTDSLTHLSLDLNVPSVPITRVIDPIDSLFKIYKGTSAYAECTVTGTSFYNQAVKRASVYPSPATDLLSVKSVVPIEKIIIANALGNTEKIITENGATKMQLNISSLSKGIIFLQLIYDGGYSERIQFLHL, from the coding sequence ATGAAAAAATTTCTCCTTATCAGTAATTTTCTTTTTGCTTATATTATTACTGTTTATTCACAGGACACTTTCAGCATTGCAGCCTTTGATCCCAATACCGGTGAGGTGGGAAGTGCAGGTGCATCCTGTATCGGAAATTCCAGAATTATAAGTGATGTACATCCCGGGGTAGGGGTCATTCATACCCAGGCATCATATATTTCACAAAACCAGAACTATGCCAGGACATTGATGAATTTAGGTTATACTTCACAGCAAATTATTGATTCTGTGGTAGCTAATGATTTCCAATTAAATCCTTCTGTGCGGCAATATGGTGTGGTAGAAATCGCAAATGGATCGGCTGCCTATACGGGTGTAAATTGTTTGGATTGGAAAGGTGATCTTACAGGGCCGACTTATTCTATACAGGGAAACATACTGCTTGGTCCGCAGATTATTGATTCCATGGAAGCGCAATTTTTAAGGACACAGGGCAGCCTTTCCTGCCGGCTTATGGCAGCATTGGAAGGTGCAAAAGTGCCTGGTGCCGACCAGCGCTGTCTGCCATACGGCATTTCTACATTAAGTGCTTTCTTACGGGTGGCAAAGCCAACCGACAGCCTTACACATTTATCTCTTGATCTGAATGTGCCTTCCGTGCCTATCACCCGGGTTATTGATCCTATTGACTCGCTGTTTAAAATTTACAAAGGTACAAGCGCCTATGCGGAATGCACTGTTACAGGCACCTCATTTTATAACCAGGCCGTTAAGAGAGCTTCCGTATATCCTTCGCCGGCCACAGATCTGCTTTCAGTAAAATCAGTCGTGCCTATAGAAAAAATTATAATAGCAAATGCATTAGGAAATACGGAGAAAATAATAACTGAAAACGGTGCAACTAAAATGCAACTAAATATTTCTTCTTTAAGTAAGGGAATTATTTTTCTCCAGCTTATTTATGATGGCGGTTATTCAGAAAGAATTCAATTTTTGCACCTATAG